Proteins encoded within one genomic window of Mesorhizobium sp. AR10:
- a CDS encoding SDR family NAD(P)-dependent oxidoreductase, whose amino-acid sequence MYIWEQNAVAVVTGAGVGLGRALSVEFTRRGIAVAGLGRNLDDLRTTAAMAEGAPFSPMAVDVSDSRAVADAFSEIRSKVGAPTILVNNAAIHPRRDFIDEGPEDFMACVSINLGGAVNATHAALRTMIQLGHGRIVNVGSFADLAPQPCAGAYSVSKGALRTFSRALVADLADRFPNIIVTTWMPGILATRMGLPVGLDPAVAARWGVELALCNDRGINGATFERDCQMAQARSLKRRIVERILRRQAPLMRLA is encoded by the coding sequence ATGTACATATGGGAACAGAATGCGGTCGCAGTCGTCACCGGTGCAGGCGTCGGGTTGGGCCGCGCCCTCTCGGTCGAGTTCACCCGGCGCGGGATCGCTGTGGCAGGACTGGGAAGGAACCTGGACGATCTGCGAACGACGGCAGCGATGGCCGAGGGCGCCCCTTTTTCGCCGATGGCCGTCGACGTCAGCGATAGTCGGGCCGTTGCCGACGCGTTCTCCGAGATCAGGAGCAAGGTTGGAGCGCCGACGATTCTCGTCAACAACGCCGCGATCCACCCGCGGCGGGATTTTATCGATGAAGGGCCGGAAGACTTTATGGCCTGTGTTTCGATCAATCTGGGTGGAGCGGTCAACGCCACGCATGCTGCACTGCGGACGATGATCCAGCTCGGCCATGGGCGGATCGTCAATGTCGGCAGCTTCGCCGATTTGGCACCCCAGCCCTGTGCCGGCGCATACAGCGTTTCGAAGGGCGCGCTGCGTACGTTTTCGCGTGCTCTCGTGGCGGACCTTGCAGATCGGTTTCCGAACATCATCGTTACAACCTGGATGCCGGGCATTTTGGCAACGCGGATGGGCTTGCCCGTCGGACTCGACCCTGCGGTTGCTGCGCGCTGGGGTGTGGAACTCGCCCTATGCAACGACCGAGGAATCAATGGCGCGACCTTCGAACGTGACTGCCAGATGGCCCAGGCGCGGTCGCTTAAGCGACGAATCGTGGAGAGGATCCTTCGACGCCAAGCACCCCTGATGCGCCTCGCATGA
- a CDS encoding helix-turn-helix transcriptional regulator has translation MISDDPETTERGQRSRSGAISLLLVGRDGFIPDCNIASVMNEFPLLAIHHAGTIAGSLAEFDPLPRAVLIQEACITEATELEMLLLGSHGSRIVVVVENAKQTSSAVLHVVANGLVHGILAMNLPLEIWLLAFRLLLRGGEFVPISVARLSLRPARNGAADIASGGLSPPTIAALTERELQVLEMVSMGCSNSVIALRFSLSENTIKVHVHNIISKLNARNRTAAAAKYLESTRKSAGATNVFPIRGPT, from the coding sequence ATGATCTCCGATGATCCAGAGACGACTGAAAGAGGACAACGCAGCCGGAGCGGCGCAATATCGCTTTTGCTCGTTGGAAGAGATGGATTTATTCCAGACTGCAACATCGCCTCGGTTATGAACGAGTTTCCGCTTTTGGCCATTCACCATGCGGGCACCATAGCGGGGTCCTTAGCCGAATTTGATCCCCTGCCTCGCGCGGTGCTGATTCAAGAGGCATGCATCACCGAAGCGACCGAACTGGAGATGTTGCTGCTTGGATCGCATGGTAGCCGCATCGTGGTGGTGGTCGAGAACGCCAAACAGACCTCGAGCGCGGTACTGCACGTCGTGGCGAACGGCCTGGTCCATGGTATTCTCGCGATGAATCTGCCGCTCGAGATCTGGCTTCTCGCGTTTCGGCTTCTGCTGAGAGGCGGCGAGTTCGTGCCGATCTCCGTGGCGCGTCTCAGTCTCAGGCCAGCCCGCAACGGCGCCGCGGACATCGCTTCCGGAGGGCTGTCGCCGCCGACCATTGCCGCTCTAACGGAACGTGAGTTGCAAGTGCTGGAGATGGTGTCTATGGGCTGCTCCAATAGCGTGATCGCGCTACGCTTCAGCCTCTCCGAGAACACGATTAAAGTTCACGTTCATAACATCATCAGCAAACTCAACGCGCGAAACAGAACAGCGGCAGCCGCCAAGTATCTGGAGAGCACGAGAAAGTCGGCAGGCGCGACGAATGTCTTCCCTATACGGGGGCCCACATGA